The Deltaproteobacteria bacterium genome segment CACCCATAGTTAATTGGGTAACATCCAAAACCTATGGTTTTAAATTCACTTGATAAGCCAATAGGCAATTCAAGTTTGGTAAAATAACCATCACCTCCCAAATGAAAACTTGGAATGATTTGTAACATGCCAGTATTAAGATTTAGATCCTTCATTAAATAATGTGGTTGTGAAGTACCATTGGTTTGGTTGTATTCATCAACCTTTTCATTAACATTATCAAAAGCTTCTTTAAGTTTATCACCAGCATAAGGCACTTTTGCTGCTTTTAAATTTATTTTTTTATAACCGAAGCGTATTCCAAATCCAGCCCAGCCCATTTCAAAGGCATTAGCTGGTTGCGCTGCAAGAGATAACCCAACGACGCTAATGCAAGCTAAACAAAAGCCAATGTTTCGCACCATATAGGTTTTCTCCTTGTTCGCAAATACCGTACTAAATTTCTCGTAATAATTAAAGACGCAGAATACAGCTACATATAAAGCATTTATGCTTTTTAGTAATAATAGCCTGTTTTTACCCAATTTGCCTGCTTTGTTTTACCGTCTTCGTTTCTTTTTACCTTTCTTTTTCTTTTTCTCTTTTTTATTAGCAGCAGCGGTAGATTTACTCGCCATATTCCATTCTTGTTCTAATTTATCGCCTTCACTTTCTTCAATAGCACCACAAATATTTACCAAATCGGCAAATGGAATTTCACCGCTATTTCGTTCATCAGCAAGAGTTAACGTGAGCGCATGTACCTCATCTTCAGTAACTTTTGAACAAAAGAGTGAAAAAGGAATACGATAACGCAGTTCACCCCATTCATAAGGAGATATTTGGGTATTGATATAATCAGCCCCAAATTGTGATTCGACATTTTTTAATAGTTCTTGTTTTTTATCTTCGGGTATAAGAACCCATTGTTGGCTCTTGGCGGCAAGACTGCCTTTGGCAATTGTACGGCGTGCACGAAGCTGATCAATGGCCTCAATTTGATATTTTATCGGCTTAGTATGCGAGCCTTCAGCTGCAGGTTTATCTAGCATGATTATGCGTCCGATTAAGGCTTTACGTGAATAAAATTGCTCAACCCTTGGACGTTTGTAGTTTGGTGGTGGCAGCAATTCTTGGTTTTTTTTAGTTGCTGCTTCATCACGCATCTTAATGAATTGGGCTGATGGTTCTTTTGCCCCTAAAATTTTGGTAGTTAACGCCTGCGGACCAGTAGTGAGATATTCAATTGGTAGTACATACGTAAGATTGTCACCTAGAGTGAAAGCAAGCAAACCAACCAAACGGCCATCAGGACCAAAAACACCAGTGCCTTCATCATTTTTTGGCGGTATAAAATCGATCTCCATATAGGCGCGTCCTTTATGGATACGCCAGGCGGTAAATTTAGCGGTTTTTAACGCAACTGTAGTGCCATCTTCACCACTTTGTAGGGTTAAAATATCACCCGGTTTTAAAGTGCTACTATTGCCAATAGCAGCCCCGTCGAGTTTGGCATTACGCGCAATTAAAACGCCAAAATTACCATCACGCTTTTGTAACCCGGCGTTAACTGCCTTACCTGCATGAATAAATTGTGTTTCACCAGTGGAAGGCACTAAACTGACATCACCAATTACATGCTCGTCGGTTATTAATACTCCACCACGACCAGTGAAACCATTAGTGATTTGAACAGCATAGGCCTTTGCGGCTTCTTCGGGGGTTTGGGTTTTGGTGCAACTGACTATAACCAAGCAAAAAACTAGTTTTAGGTATCTGTGCATCCGTGTCCCCTTAGGTTTGGTTACTATTGTAGAGACACTTGCTATTTACGGCAACGGTTAATGCTTGCTTAATTGACAACTTTAGTTTAGGCGAGCATTCCAACAAGTCTTCGCGAACTAGGAGTTCAATCATGGTGAAGCGTATTCATAATTTCAATGCTGGTCCAGCAGCTCTTCCTCTACCGGTACTTGAACAAGTACAAAAAGAGCTACTCGATTTTCAGGGCAGTGGTATGTCAATTATGGAAATGAGTCATCGTTCAAAAGTTTACGATGCAGTGCATAATGAAACCATCGCTAATATAAAGAAGTTATTAGGTATTGGTGATGAGTATTCGATTATATTTATGGGTGGTGGGGCACGCAGCCAATTTGCTTTGGCCCCGATGAATTTACGCGGCAAGGACGGATTCGCTCAATATGCGATTACCGGTAATTGGGCAGAGGGTGCCTTTAAAGAGGGTAAGAAGCTGGGTGATGCACGTGAGATCTTTTCGTCAGCGGCTAGCAAACACGATCATGTCCCTGAAGAAGGTACTATAAAAGTTGATCCCAATGCTGCCTTCTTTCATTACACCAGCAATAATACGGTTGAAGGAACGCAATGGCATTATGTGCCTGATACCGGATCAGTACCTCTAGTTTGCGATATGTCGTCAGATTTTTTAAGTCGCCCATTTGCAGCTAATCGTTTTGGGCTCATTTATGCGGGTGCGCAAAAAAATATTGGTCCCGCTGGAGCTGTCGTTGTGATTATTAGAAAAGACTTACTGGCTCGCTCATCAGATAATTTGCCTGATATGTTTAGCTACGCCAAAATTGAAAAGCAAAACTCGTTGCTAAATACCCCACCGGTCTTTGCTATTTATATTATTGGGTTAGTGGCCAAGTATTTGCTTGGGTTAGGTGGTCTTGCAGGCATAGAGCAACGCAATAAAGAGAAAGCCAACCTACTTTATAACGCTATTGATGAGTCAGGCGGTTTTTATAAACCGCATGCGCAAAAAAATAGTCGCTCGTTGATGAACGTTACTTTCCGGCTGGGTGCTACTGAATTAGAAGAGAAATTTATCGCAGCGTCCAAACAAGCAGATATCGAGGGAATTAAAGGCCATCGTTCAGTTGGTGGCATGCGCGCTTCAATTTACAATGCGGTATCGCTTGATTCAGTTAAAGCTCTAGTTGATTTTAT includes the following:
- a CDS encoding trypsin-like peptidase domain-containing protein, whose protein sequence is MHRYLKLVFCLVIVSCTKTQTPEEAAKAYAVQITNGFTGRGGVLITDEHVIGDVSLVPSTGETQFIHAGKAVNAGLQKRDGNFGVLIARNAKLDGAAIGNSSTLKPGDILTLQSGEDGTTVALKTAKFTAWRIHKGRAYMEIDFIPPKNDEGTGVFGPDGRLVGLLAFTLGDNLTYVLPIEYLTTGPQALTTKILGAKEPSAQFIKMRDEAATKKNQELLPPPNYKRPRVEQFYSRKALIGRIIMLDKPAAEGSHTKPIKYQIEAIDQLRARRTIAKGSLAAKSQQWVLIPEDKKQELLKNVESQFGADYINTQISPYEWGELRYRIPFSLFCSKVTEDEVHALTLTLADERNSGEIPFADLVNICGAIEESEGDKLEQEWNMASKSTAAANKKEKKKKKGKKKRRR
- the serC gene encoding 3-phosphoserine/phosphohydroxythreonine transaminase gives rise to the protein MVKRIHNFNAGPAALPLPVLEQVQKELLDFQGSGMSIMEMSHRSKVYDAVHNETIANIKKLLGIGDEYSIIFMGGGARSQFALAPMNLRGKDGFAQYAITGNWAEGAFKEGKKLGDAREIFSSAASKHDHVPEEGTIKVDPNAAFFHYTSNNTVEGTQWHYVPDTGSVPLVCDMSSDFLSRPFAANRFGLIYAGAQKNIGPAGAVVVIIRKDLLARSSDNLPDMFSYAKIEKQNSLLNTPPVFAIYIIGLVAKYLLGLGGLAGIEQRNKEKANLLYNAIDESGGFYKPHAQKNSRSLMNVTFRLGATELEEKFIAASKQADIEGIKGHRSVGGMRASIYNAVSLDSVKALVDFMSEFKKQNG